A stretch of the Capsicum annuum cultivar UCD-10X-F1 chromosome 10, UCD10Xv1.1, whole genome shotgun sequence genome encodes the following:
- the LOC107843979 gene encoding uncharacterized protein LOC107843979 isoform X2, protein MDTEGTKYFYKEDDETLPVNVYTSSKVAAEQFISANYSNFAILRSSIIYGPQTVSPVPKSLPVQVNTMNFTLFLQLSNFTKGLFCSLISSSRVADVRDYFQLELHLLHWVFQCYVCFLSIFFLKFMVDIIIVLPNISPILWLSGDFCKCDIFIVA, encoded by the exons ATGGACACGGAag GGACAAAATACTTCTACAAGGAAGATGACGAGACCCTTCCAGTGAATGTTTATACAAGTTCAAAGGTAGCAGCAGAGCAATTTATATCTGCAAATTACTCGAACTTTGCAATTTTAAGGAGCAGTATTATTTATGGACCGCAGACCGTCTCCCCCGTCCCAAAATCACTTCCAGTTCAGGTGAATACAATGAACTTCACCTTGTTCTTGCAGTTGTCCAATTTCACTAAGGGGTTGTTCTGTTCTTTGATCTCATCTTCTCGTGTTGCGGATGTCAG GGACTATTTTCAGTTGGAACTTCATCTTCTCCATTGGGTGTTTCAATGTTACGTATGTTTTCTTTCgattttttttctgaaatttatggttgatattattattgttttgccTAATATCTCTCCGATTTTGTGGTTAAGTGGAGATTTTTGTAAGTGCGATATTTTTATTGTTGCATAA
- the LOC107843979 gene encoding uncharacterized protein LOC107843979 isoform X9, which translates to MDTEGTKYFYKEDDETLPVNVYTSSKVAAEQFISANYSNFAILRSSIIYGPQTVSPVPKSLPVQVNTMNFTLFLQLSNFTKGLFCSLISSSRVADVRDYFQLELHLLHWVFQCYC; encoded by the exons ATGGACACGGAag GGACAAAATACTTCTACAAGGAAGATGACGAGACCCTTCCAGTGAATGTTTATACAAGTTCAAAGGTAGCAGCAGAGCAATTTATATCTGCAAATTACTCGAACTTTGCAATTTTAAGGAGCAGTATTATTTATGGACCGCAGACCGTCTCCCCCGTCCCAAAATCACTTCCAGTTCAGGTGAATACAATGAACTTCACCTTGTTCTTGCAGTTGTCCAATTTCACTAAGGGGTTGTTCTGTTCTTTGATCTCATCTTCTCGTGTTGCGGATGTCAG GGACTATTTTCAGTTGGAACTTCATCTTCTCCATTGGGTGTTTCAATGTTAC TGTTGA
- the LOC107843979 gene encoding uncharacterized protein LOC107843979 isoform X6: MDTEGTKYFYKEDDETLPVNVYTSSKVAAEQFISANYSNFAILRSSIIYGPQTVSPVPKSLPVQVNTMNFTLFLQLSNFTKGLFCSLISSSRVADVRDYFQLELHLLHWVFQCYIVLRQRGQQKFMSF; encoded by the exons ATGGACACGGAag GGACAAAATACTTCTACAAGGAAGATGACGAGACCCTTCCAGTGAATGTTTATACAAGTTCAAAGGTAGCAGCAGAGCAATTTATATCTGCAAATTACTCGAACTTTGCAATTTTAAGGAGCAGTATTATTTATGGACCGCAGACCGTCTCCCCCGTCCCAAAATCACTTCCAGTTCAGGTGAATACAATGAACTTCACCTTGTTCTTGCAGTTGTCCAATTTCACTAAGGGGTTGTTCTGTTCTTTGATCTCATCTTCTCGTGTTGCGGATGTCAG GGACTATTTTCAGTTGGAACTTCATCTTCTCCATTGGGTGTTTCAATGTTAC ATAGTGTTGAGACAGCGGGGTCAACAgaaatttatgagcttttga
- the LOC107843979 gene encoding uncharacterized protein LOC107843979 isoform X10, with the protein MDTEGTKYFYKEDDETLPVNVYTSSKLSNFTKGLFCSLISSSRVADVRDYFQLELHLLHWVFQCYVCFLSIFFLKFMVDIIIVLPNISPILWLSGDFCKCDIFIVA; encoded by the exons ATGGACACGGAag GGACAAAATACTTCTACAAGGAAGATGACGAGACCCTTCCAGTGAATGTTTATACAAGTTCAAAG TTGTCCAATTTCACTAAGGGGTTGTTCTGTTCTTTGATCTCATCTTCTCGTGTTGCGGATGTCAG GGACTATTTTCAGTTGGAACTTCATCTTCTCCATTGGGTGTTTCAATGTTACGTATGTTTTCTTTCgattttttttctgaaatttatggttgatattattattgttttgccTAATATCTCTCCGATTTTGTGGTTAAGTGGAGATTTTTGTAAGTGCGATATTTTTATTGTTGCATAA
- the LOC107843979 gene encoding uncharacterized protein LOC107843979 isoform X1 gives MAINVPFVLVKWLSSFSNGGSLLIHLSTDQGTKYFYKEDDETLPVNVYTSSKVAAEQFISANYSNFAILRSSIIYGPQTVSPVPKSLPVQVNTMNFTLFLQLSNFTKGLFCSLISSSRVADVRDYFQLELHLLHWVFQCYVCFLSIFFLKFMVDIIIVLPNISPILWLSGDFCKCDIFIVA, from the exons ATGGCTATTAATGTACCTTTTGTTCTTGTTAAATGGTTGTCGAGTTTTAGCAATGGTGGCTCTCTTCTAATTCACTTGTCTACTGATCAAG GGACAAAATACTTCTACAAGGAAGATGACGAGACCCTTCCAGTGAATGTTTATACAAGTTCAAAGGTAGCAGCAGAGCAATTTATATCTGCAAATTACTCGAACTTTGCAATTTTAAGGAGCAGTATTATTTATGGACCGCAGACCGTCTCCCCCGTCCCAAAATCACTTCCAGTTCAGGTGAATACAATGAACTTCACCTTGTTCTTGCAGTTGTCCAATTTCACTAAGGGGTTGTTCTGTTCTTTGATCTCATCTTCTCGTGTTGCGGATGTCAG GGACTATTTTCAGTTGGAACTTCATCTTCTCCATTGGGTGTTTCAATGTTACGTATGTTTTCTTTCgattttttttctgaaatttatggttgatattattattgttttgccTAATATCTCTCCGATTTTGTGGTTAAGTGGAGATTTTTGTAAGTGCGATATTTTTATTGTTGCATAA
- the LOC107843979 gene encoding uncharacterized protein LOC107843979 isoform X5, translated as MAINVPFVLVKWLSSFSNGGSLLIHLSTDQGTKYFYKEDDETLPVNVYTSSKLSNFTKGLFCSLISSSRVADVRDYFQLELHLLHWVFQCYVCFLSIFFLKFMVDIIIVLPNISPILWLSGDFCKCDIFIVA; from the exons ATGGCTATTAATGTACCTTTTGTTCTTGTTAAATGGTTGTCGAGTTTTAGCAATGGTGGCTCTCTTCTAATTCACTTGTCTACTGATCAAG GGACAAAATACTTCTACAAGGAAGATGACGAGACCCTTCCAGTGAATGTTTATACAAGTTCAAAG TTGTCCAATTTCACTAAGGGGTTGTTCTGTTCTTTGATCTCATCTTCTCGTGTTGCGGATGTCAG GGACTATTTTCAGTTGGAACTTCATCTTCTCCATTGGGTGTTTCAATGTTACGTATGTTTTCTTTCgattttttttctgaaatttatggttgatattattattgttttgccTAATATCTCTCCGATTTTGTGGTTAAGTGGAGATTTTTGTAAGTGCGATATTTTTATTGTTGCATAA
- the LOC107843979 gene encoding uncharacterized protein LOC107843979 isoform X11 produces MAINVPFVLVKWLSSFSNGGSLLIHLSTDQGTKYFYKEDDETLPVNVYTSSKLSNFTKGLFCSLISSSRVADVRDYFQLELHLLHWVFQCYIVLRQRGQQKFMSF; encoded by the exons ATGGCTATTAATGTACCTTTTGTTCTTGTTAAATGGTTGTCGAGTTTTAGCAATGGTGGCTCTCTTCTAATTCACTTGTCTACTGATCAAG GGACAAAATACTTCTACAAGGAAGATGACGAGACCCTTCCAGTGAATGTTTATACAAGTTCAAAG TTGTCCAATTTCACTAAGGGGTTGTTCTGTTCTTTGATCTCATCTTCTCGTGTTGCGGATGTCAG GGACTATTTTCAGTTGGAACTTCATCTTCTCCATTGGGTGTTTCAATGTTAC ATAGTGTTGAGACAGCGGGGTCAACAgaaatttatgagcttttga
- the LOC107843979 gene encoding uncharacterized protein LOC107843979 isoform X12, translated as MAINVPFVLVKWLSSFSNGGSLLIHLSTDQGTKYFYKEDDETLPVNVYTSSKLSNFTKGLFCSLISSSRVADVRDYFQLELHLLHWVFQCYC; from the exons ATGGCTATTAATGTACCTTTTGTTCTTGTTAAATGGTTGTCGAGTTTTAGCAATGGTGGCTCTCTTCTAATTCACTTGTCTACTGATCAAG GGACAAAATACTTCTACAAGGAAGATGACGAGACCCTTCCAGTGAATGTTTATACAAGTTCAAAG TTGTCCAATTTCACTAAGGGGTTGTTCTGTTCTTTGATCTCATCTTCTCGTGTTGCGGATGTCAG GGACTATTTTCAGTTGGAACTTCATCTTCTCCATTGGGTGTTTCAATGTTAC TGTTGA
- the LOC107843979 gene encoding uncharacterized protein LOC107843979 isoform X8: MAINVPFVLVKWLSSFSNGGSLLIHLSTDQGTKYFYKEDDETLPVNVYTSSKVAAEQFISANYSNFAILRSSIIYGPQTVSPVPKSLPVQGLFSVGTSSSPLGVSMLLLRQRGQQKFMSF; encoded by the exons ATGGCTATTAATGTACCTTTTGTTCTTGTTAAATGGTTGTCGAGTTTTAGCAATGGTGGCTCTCTTCTAATTCACTTGTCTACTGATCAAG GGACAAAATACTTCTACAAGGAAGATGACGAGACCCTTCCAGTGAATGTTTATACAAGTTCAAAGGTAGCAGCAGAGCAATTTATATCTGCAAATTACTCGAACTTTGCAATTTTAAGGAGCAGTATTATTTATGGACCGCAGACCGTCTCCCCCGTCCCAAAATCACTTCCAGTTCAG GGACTATTTTCAGTTGGAACTTCATCTTCTCCATTGGGTGTTTCAATGTTAC TGTTGAGACAGCGGGGTCAACAgaaatttatgagcttttga
- the LOC107843979 gene encoding uncharacterized protein LOC107843979 isoform X3 yields MAINVPFVLVKWLSSFSNGGSLLIHLSTDQGTKYFYKEDDETLPVNVYTSSKVAAEQFISANYSNFAILRSSIIYGPQTVSPVPKSLPVQVNTMNFTLFLQLSNFTKGLFCSLISSSRVADVRDYFQLELHLLHWVFQCYIVLRQRGQQKFMSF; encoded by the exons ATGGCTATTAATGTACCTTTTGTTCTTGTTAAATGGTTGTCGAGTTTTAGCAATGGTGGCTCTCTTCTAATTCACTTGTCTACTGATCAAG GGACAAAATACTTCTACAAGGAAGATGACGAGACCCTTCCAGTGAATGTTTATACAAGTTCAAAGGTAGCAGCAGAGCAATTTATATCTGCAAATTACTCGAACTTTGCAATTTTAAGGAGCAGTATTATTTATGGACCGCAGACCGTCTCCCCCGTCCCAAAATCACTTCCAGTTCAGGTGAATACAATGAACTTCACCTTGTTCTTGCAGTTGTCCAATTTCACTAAGGGGTTGTTCTGTTCTTTGATCTCATCTTCTCGTGTTGCGGATGTCAG GGACTATTTTCAGTTGGAACTTCATCTTCTCCATTGGGTGTTTCAATGTTAC ATAGTGTTGAGACAGCGGGGTCAACAgaaatttatgagcttttga
- the LOC107843979 gene encoding uncharacterized protein LOC107843979 isoform X7 — MAINVPFVLVKWLSSFSNGGSLLIHLSTDQGTKYFYKEDDETLPVNVYTSSKVAAEQFISANYSNFAILRSSIIYGPQTVSPVPKSLPVQGLFSVGTSSSPLGVSMLHSVETAGSTEIYELLT; from the exons ATGGCTATTAATGTACCTTTTGTTCTTGTTAAATGGTTGTCGAGTTTTAGCAATGGTGGCTCTCTTCTAATTCACTTGTCTACTGATCAAG GGACAAAATACTTCTACAAGGAAGATGACGAGACCCTTCCAGTGAATGTTTATACAAGTTCAAAGGTAGCAGCAGAGCAATTTATATCTGCAAATTACTCGAACTTTGCAATTTTAAGGAGCAGTATTATTTATGGACCGCAGACCGTCTCCCCCGTCCCAAAATCACTTCCAGTTCAG GGACTATTTTCAGTTGGAACTTCATCTTCTCCATTGGGTGTTTCAATGTTAC ATAGTGTTGAGACAGCGGGGTCAACAgaaatttatgagcttttgacTTAA
- the LOC107843979 gene encoding uncharacterized protein LOC107843979 isoform X4, whose protein sequence is MAINVPFVLVKWLSSFSNGGSLLIHLSTDQGTKYFYKEDDETLPVNVYTSSKVAAEQFISANYSNFAILRSSIIYGPQTVSPVPKSLPVQVNTMNFTLFLQLSNFTKGLFCSLISSSRVADVRDYFQLELHLLHWVFQCYC, encoded by the exons ATGGCTATTAATGTACCTTTTGTTCTTGTTAAATGGTTGTCGAGTTTTAGCAATGGTGGCTCTCTTCTAATTCACTTGTCTACTGATCAAG GGACAAAATACTTCTACAAGGAAGATGACGAGACCCTTCCAGTGAATGTTTATACAAGTTCAAAGGTAGCAGCAGAGCAATTTATATCTGCAAATTACTCGAACTTTGCAATTTTAAGGAGCAGTATTATTTATGGACCGCAGACCGTCTCCCCCGTCCCAAAATCACTTCCAGTTCAGGTGAATACAATGAACTTCACCTTGTTCTTGCAGTTGTCCAATTTCACTAAGGGGTTGTTCTGTTCTTTGATCTCATCTTCTCGTGTTGCGGATGTCAG GGACTATTTTCAGTTGGAACTTCATCTTCTCCATTGGGTGTTTCAATGTTAC TGTTGA